The Chryseolinea soli genome contains a region encoding:
- a CDS encoding NAD(P)H-dependent oxidoreductase, which yields MNILIVLAHPEPQSMNAAMFTTAIETLRAAGHEVKTSNLYAMRFNPVSDQGNFTKLQNTTFYKQQLEELHATATGSFAADIESEQQKVEWCDLMIWQFPLWWFSVPGILKGWVDRVFAMGRFYGEGRLYEQGVFKNKKALLSLTTGGREEAYLKGGLQGDIHNMLKPIHRGMLRFTGFHVLRPQIIYGPARQSPAMRDRELDQWRNRLVEVFNEAPVEIGTY from the coding sequence ATGAACATATTGATCGTCCTGGCACATCCCGAACCACAAAGTATGAACGCCGCCATGTTTACGACGGCAATTGAAACCCTCCGGGCGGCGGGTCATGAAGTGAAAACTTCCAACCTCTATGCTATGCGTTTCAATCCCGTATCCGACCAAGGCAATTTTACGAAGCTACAAAATACGACATTCTACAAACAGCAGTTGGAAGAACTTCACGCCACCGCGACGGGCAGCTTTGCCGCCGACATCGAGAGCGAGCAACAGAAAGTGGAGTGGTGCGATCTCATGATCTGGCAATTTCCACTTTGGTGGTTCAGCGTGCCGGGCATCCTGAAGGGTTGGGTTGATCGTGTTTTTGCGATGGGGCGTTTCTATGGCGAGGGCAGACTTTATGAACAAGGGGTATTCAAGAATAAAAAAGCCTTGCTTTCGCTAACGACGGGTGGTCGTGAAGAAGCGTATTTGAAAGGCGGGCTTCAGGGTGATATCCACAACATGCTCAAGCCCATCCACCGGGGTATGTTGCGGTTCACGGGGTTCCATGTATTGCGGCCGCAGATCATTTATGGCCCCGCCCGGCAATCGCCCGCCATGCGCGATCGGGAACTTGACCAGTGGAGGAACAGGCTGGTGGAAGTGTTCAATGAAGCCCCGGTAGAAATCGGAACCTATTGA
- a CDS encoding winged helix-turn-helix transcriptional regulator: MGKRKSTSTNNLNRETLIDFCGMVYAVDILGGRWKLLILYKLDGRTLRFSELKKLLPNVSDRMLTLHLQELEKNGLVIRTVHAEVPVRVEYRLSESARQLAPIWKQLEHWGHAHRETMEKEGKLSLAVQA, translated from the coding sequence ATGGGAAAACGTAAATCAACCTCTACCAACAATCTCAACCGCGAAACGCTGATCGATTTCTGCGGTATGGTCTACGCTGTCGATATCTTAGGCGGACGATGGAAGCTGCTCATTTTGTACAAACTCGACGGCAGGACCTTGCGTTTTAGTGAGCTGAAGAAGCTCCTGCCGAACGTCTCCGACCGCATGCTCACGCTGCACCTGCAGGAATTGGAAAAGAACGGCCTCGTGATCCGAACCGTCCATGCGGAAGTGCCGGTCAGAGTGGAGTACCGCCTGTCGGAGAGCGCCCGGCAGCTGGCGCCGATCTGGAAACAACTGGAGCACTGGGGCCATGCCCATAGGGAAACCATGGAAAAAGAAGGAAAACTTTCTTTGGCCGTTCAGGCTTAA